A section of the Maniola hyperantus chromosome 23, iAphHyp1.2, whole genome shotgun sequence genome encodes:
- the LOC117993241 gene encoding trypsin-3-like, with product MLSTNSFSIIFVIVKLLVDWKFCEAGLRIIGGRNALKDEFPFAVRLECQIQITRNRTKQFEYRRFCTGAAISPSWILTSAHCDSDKLNFEPPRIQTAKKFARYSSYFPKEEGHLSPITKVIAHPSYIPHEYSKNVDNDIALYQTEKLKISSYGKISAIDYTSFIGHEIFVLGFGLNNASESEKPLQVLKGIVIKCNEGVSGLLCVVPQCGLEASTCSGDSGGSVVHASGIVGINSASFTTCERLKGRLLRPGLPSDIITMVSPFVDWISKIITNKTDESL from the coding sequence ATGCTATCAACGAATTCATTTAGCATTATATTCGTTATTGTTAAATTATTAGTTGATTGGAAATTCTGTGAAGCAGGGCTACGTATAATTGGAGGAAGAAATGCACTAAAAGACGAGTTTCCTTTTGCTGTTCGGCTTGAATGTCAAATCCAGATAACCAGAAATCGTACTAAACAGTTCGAGTACCGAAGATTCTGCACAGGAGCTGCAATATCCCCATCTTGGATACTTACATCAGCACATTGTGACAGTGATAAACTAAATTTTGAGCCTCCTCGCATCCAAACTGCAAAGAAATTCGCAAGATATAGTAGTTATTTTCCAAAAGAAGAAGGGCATTTAAGTCCCATAACTAAAGTGATTGCCCATCCAAGTTATATACCCCATGAATACAGTAAAAATGTAGACAACGACATTGCGTTGTATCAAActgaaaagttaaaaattagTTCTTATGGAAAGATTAGCGCAATTGACTATACTTCTTTTATAGGACACGAAATTTTCGTACTTGGTTTTGGTCTTAACAATGCATCTGAGTCGGAAAAGCCTTTGCAAGTATTGAAGGGAATTGTAATAAAATGTAATGAAGGGGTAAGTGGTTTGTTATGCGTAGTACCTCAATGCGGTTTGGAAGCATCGACGTGCTCAGGAGATTCAGGTGGTTCAGTGGTTCATGCGTCAGGAATTGTTGGTATCAATTCAGCTTCTTTTACAACATGTGAACGTTTAAAGGGCAGATTATTACGACCAGGTCTCCCGTCAGATATTATTACTATGGTCAGTCCATTTGTTGATTGGATATCGAAAATAATTACCAATAAAACTGATGAAAGCTTGTGA